A genomic window from Lotus japonicus ecotype B-129 chromosome 1, LjGifu_v1.2 includes:
- the LOC130728251 gene encoding uncharacterized protein LOC130728251 produces the protein MAATPKEHVEEIRRYKFSIGGKPNPLTEDLHQAVKNLSAELYAKDVHFLMELIQNAEDNQYPEGGSPALEFIITSEDITDSGAPATLLIFNNEKGFSPRNIESVCSVGRSTKKDSRSSGYIGEKGIGFKSVFLVTAQPYIFSNGYQIRFNEKPCPHCSLGYVVPEWVEEKPTLQEIRQIYGKDSLPTTTIVLPLKSDKVKAVKQQLSSIHPEVLLFLSKIRQLSVREHNKNPKLNTVAAVSISSEINFVTRKNMNAESYTLHLSAEESSNSGKECSYYMWKKKFHVRVENVVERRTGVEEWVITLAFPNQERLHRGLSSPGVYAFLPTEMATNFPFIIQADFVLASSRETILMDDKWNQGILECIPTAFMDAFKTLVIGSDEAPVSSLTQMFRFLPIESSPYEKLNHVRDQIKAKLLEEAIVPIETYTKQKHFYKPREVGRLLPEFWNILSKARSEQVYLLDLSSHDGRKILSSAFDRSVYDRILNFLEVKPVNVDWYAKCIQSSNLVDGVSEEVYLELLLFVTENWLTMFKDSKMVRVPLIKYVGPDGSLSHFSFYDCTQCSKKVVLADSSESCPCSWLIDWNKEFACSSNKFFVPESTQEAILQFSQKRTLLDLLENQVHVKTLRLYTFANGLCNSIKNNSKRAIAYAHFLYHSFNKRYLSSREVDALCGSMPLVDNYGSVTECRNGVLVPANVSKWADLIVTNPWRSENYVELGKEYLRSSHYAGQYTGPEKLIEFLKKHADASDIPYISPPNAGFSAVETPLTKDNAFLLLDWIRNLKSRGVQLPQRFLKCIKEGSWLRVTANGCRPPSKSFLIRSSLGQLLQSGSVLVDLPLIDESFYGERLKGYDEELKTVGVMFSYDEACEFIGKELMTRAATFTLSKSHVVLMLKFIQYVRKNFLPLNKFVNSVREGSWLKTSHGLRSPVGSVLYDSEWEVASQISDIPFIDQSYIGDEIFDFREELKLLGVIAGFTGNYQVVVDHLRSPSNLVHLSANAVLLIMQCVRSLHTPSKLLNSLKGTNCLKTNLGYKKPSECFWYDPVWGCIFEVFDDVPVIDHKFYGEKIFTYKHELKQIGVVVDFEDAIDKFAPLFKQRVSKNSFNPQHVRSFLSCCKKLKATEYKFPSDFSLIIRQQKWLQTRLGDYRDARQCILYGPEWKSISSITLLPFINDSDNCYGMGIHEYKEELKSFGVVTELKGGLQFVPKYLKFPSDPSTITPESVFSFLECIRLLMQEKKLVVEDDLTKRLSRNWLKTHAGYHPPDKCLLFNSKWDLYLKPSDGPFIDENFYGPKIASYSKELNEIGVIVEVEKGCNLVASHLDFLSDYETIVKIYLYLNQQSWKPEDKAAKNVWIPDGIKGGKWVNSEECIIHDPDNLFGSKFHVLEGIYDKKILPFFSFAIEVRNKPSLDDYVALWNDWESSVEQLPFDKCTMFWMFILKHLSLHPEKKLSESLKKLPAASGNNEIFLLDKEDVFIPDNLHLKKIFEDETVFAWYPQQNPVPSSRSKLFDIYRKIGVRNISESLQKEESSFLNEVELQQVDPNTIFNVKGLVTLILGFLACSSLQMEPEKRHEAVKGLLNLSFLETLEPITVSYSLSLSSGDVITKKANRMVRWERQGSKFFTHKKNGLSGNSLKYATYFSEAVSEGVLRENLEHIPELCELIKLGFVLKFEKEEIEFLMESKNLQISCEDEEFLSSAFPSE, from the exons ATGGCTGCTACACCAAAAGAACATGTTGAAGAGATACGAAGGTACAAATTCTCCATTGGCGGCAAACCCAACCCTTTAACTGAGGATCTTCACCAGGCTGTCAAGAATCTCTCTGCTGAACTTTATGCTAAAGATGTGCATTTCCTCATGGAACTTATTCAG AATGCTGAAGATAACCAGTACCCTGAGGGAGGGAGTCCAGCCCTTGAATTCATAATAACTTCGGAGGACATTACAGATAGCGGTGCTCCTGCCACATTGTTGATTTTTAACAATGAGAAGGGTTTCTCTCCAAGAAACATCGAATCTGTTTGCAGTGTTGGACGGTCCACGAAGAAAGACAGTAGGAGCAGTGGTTACATAGGCGAGAAAG GAATTGGTTTCAAGAGTGTATTTTTGGTTACTGCTCAGCCTTACATATTTAGCAATGGATATCAGATAAGGTTCAATGAGAAGCCTTGTCCACATTGCAGTCTTGGTTATGTAGTTCCTGAATGGGTTGAGGAGAAGCCAACACTTCAAGAAATAAGACAGATATATGGCAAAGATTCCCTTCCAACCACGACCATCGTGTTGCCTCTGAAGTCGGATAAAGTCAAAGCTGTGAAGCAGCAACTCTCCAGCATTCATCCAGAAGTTCTATTATTCCTTTCCAAAATCAGACAACTCTCTGTCAGGGAACACAATAAGAATCCTAAACTGAATACGGTTGCTGCTGTCTCTATTTCAAGTGAGATTAACTTCGTGACGAGGAAGAATATGAATGCTGAGTCTTACACGCTTCATCTTTCCGCGGAGGAAAGTTCTAATTCTGGAAAGGAATGCAGCTACTACATGTGGAAGAAAAAGTTTCATGTGAGGGTGGAAAATGTAGTGGAAAGGAGAACGGGCGTGGAGGAATGGGTTATAACGCTAGCCTTCCCGAATCAGGAGAGGCTTCACAGGGGATTGAGCTCACCAGGAGTGTATGCCTTTCTTCCTACAGAGATGGCCACTAATTTCCCTTTCATAATTCAAGCAGATTTTGTCCTTGCTTCGTCACGCGAAACAATTCTCATGGATGATAAGTGGAACCAAGGTATACTTGAATGCATTCCAACGGCTTTTATGGATGCATTTAAAACACTTGTAATAGGTTCAGATGAAGCTCCCGTTTCCAGTTTGACTCAGATGTTCAGATTCCTTCCTATTGAGAGTTCTCCATATGAGAAGTTAAACCATGTCAGAGACCAAATAAAAGCAAAACTTCTTGAAGAAGCTATTGTTCCTATTGAGACATACACGAAGCAGAAGCACTTCTACAAGCCTCGCGAAGTTGGCAGGTTACTGCCTGAATTCTGGAATATTTTGAGTAAGGCTCGATCGGAACAAGTATACTTGCTTGACCTGTCTTCTCATGATGGGAGGAAAATCTTGAGTTCTGCATTTGACAGAAGCGTGTATGACCGCATACTCAATTTTTTAGAGGTGAAACCAGTCAATGTTGATTGGTATGCTAAGTGCATCCAGAGCTCTAATCTTGTAGATGGCGTGTCTGAAGAGGTTTATCTGGAGCTTCTGTTGTTTGTTACTGAAAACTGGTTAACAATGTTTAAGGACTCCAAGATGGTGAGAGTTCCTTTGATTAAATATGTTGGTCCTGATGGCAGTCTGTCCCATTTCAGTTTTTATGATTGCACACAGTGTTCAAAGAAAGTAGTCCTAGCAGATTCAAGTGAGTCATGTCCTTGCTCGTGGCTGATTGATTGGAACAAGGAATTCGCATGTTCATCCAACAAGTTTTTTGTGCCAGAAAGCACACAGGAAGCTATCTTGCAATTTTCCCAGAAGAGGACTTTGTTGGATTTGCTAGAAAATCAAGTTCATGTTAAGACTTTGAGACTGTACACTTTTGCAAATGGCCTTTGCAATTCTATTAAAAATAACAGCAAGCGCGCCATTGCATATGCTCATTTCTTGTATCACTCATTCAATAAACGTTACTTATCAAGTCGGGAGGTCGATGCTCTATGTGGTTCAATGCCCCTTGTGGACAACTATGGATCTGTGACTGAATGCAGGAATGGGGTTCTTGTACCTGCAAATGTGAGCAAATGGGCAGACTTGATTGTCACTAATCCATGGAGAAGTGAAAACTATGTTGAGCTGGGAAAGGAGTACTTGCGTTCTTCTCATTATGCAGGTCAATATACAGGTCCTGAGAAATTGATTGAATTCCTCAAAAAGCATGCTGATGCTTCTGACATACCCTACATTTCTCCTCCTAATGCTGGATTCTCTGCCGTAGAGACACCTCTAACGAAAGATAACGCCTTTTTGCTTTTGGATTGGATTCGAAACCTGAAGTCTAGAGGAGTGCAGCTGCCACAAAGGTTCTTGAAATGTATAAAAGAAGGGAGCTGGCTTAGAGTTACAGCCAATGGATGCAGGCCTCCTTCCAAGTCATTCTTAATTCGCTCATCGTTGGGACAGCTTCTGCAAAGTGGTTCCGTTCTTGTTGACCTTCCTCTGATCGATGAGAGCTTCTACGGGGAAAGATTAAAAGGTTATGACGAGGAGTTGAAAACAGTTGGGGTAATGTTCAGTTACGACGAAGCATGTGAATTCATTGGAAAGGAACTAATGACTCGTGCAGCTACTTTCACTTTAAGCAAGAGCCATGTTGTTTTAATGCTCAAGTTCATTCAGTATGTCAGGAAAAATTTTCTGCCTCTAAACAAATTTGTCAACAGTGTAAGAGAGGGAAGTTGGCTGAAGACTTCTCATGGTCTTAGGTCTCCTGTGGGATCTGTATTGTATGATTCAGAATGGGAAGTGGCATCACAAATTAGTGATATCCCTTTCATTGACCAGTCTTATATTGGTGATGAAATATTTGATTTCAGAGAGGAACTCAAGTTGTTGGGTGTGATAGCTGGCTTCACTGGAAATTACCAAGTTGTAGTTGATCATTTAAGATCTCCTTCAAATCTGGTTCATTTGTCAGCTAATGCTGTACTCCTGATAATGCAATGCGTCAGGTCCTTGCATACTCCTAGTAAACTCTTGAATTCACTGAAGGGAACAAATTGCTTGAAGACCAACCTGGGTTATAAAAAACCAAGTGAATGTTTCTGGTATGACCCTGTGTGGGGCTGCATCTTTGAGGTGTTTGATGATGTTCCTGTGATTGATCATAAGTTCTATGGTGAGAAGATTTTCACTTACAAACATGAATTGAAGCAAATAGGGGTGGTTGTTGATTTTGAAGATGCTATTGATAAGTTTGCTCCTCTTTTCAAACAAAGGGTTTCGAAAAATTCATTTAATCCACAGCATGTCAGGTCATTTCTCTCTTGTTGCAAGAAGCTGAAGGCAACTGAATACAAATTTCCTTCTGATTTCTCACTCATTATACGACAGCAGAAGTGGTTGCAGACAAGGCTTGGTGATTATAGGGACGCAAGACAGTGCATTTTATATGGTCCAGAGTGGAAATCTATCTCTTCAATAACTCTTCTCCCTTTCATTAATGACAGTGACAATTGCTATGGCATGGGAATACATGAGTACAAGGAAGAGCTGAAGAGTTTTGGTGTTGTTACTGAATTGAAAGGTGGTCtgcaatttgtgcctaaatatcTGAAATTCCCCTCagacccctccaccattactcctgaAAGCGTATTTTCTTTTCTGGAGTGCATCCGACTtctaatgcaagagaagaagctTGTCGTTGAAGATGATCTCACAAAAAGATTGTCCAGAAATTGGTTAAAGACTCATGCTGGTTATCATCCTCCTGATAAGTGTTTGCTGTTTAATTCTAAATGGGATTTGTACCTGAAGCCCAGTGACGGTCCTTTCATTGATGAGAATTTTTATGGACCTAAAATTGCATCTTACAGCAAAGAACTCAATGAAATAGGAGTTATTGTTGAAGTAGAGAAAGGATGCAACCTGGTTGCTAGTCACCTGGACTTTCTCTCTGATTATGAAACCATTGTAAAGATATATCTGTACTTGAACCAACAGAGCTGGAAACCTGAGGATAAAGCGGCCAAAAATGTGTGGATTCCAGATGGAATCAAAGGTGGAAAGTGGGTCAATTCTGAAGAATGCATCATACATGACCCGGATAATCTTTTTGGTTCCAAGTTTCATGTTCTTGAAGGCATATATGATAAGAAgattcttcctttcttctccttTGCCATTGAAGTCAGGAACAAGCCCTCACTTGACGATTATGTTGCCCTTTGGAATGATTGGgagagttctgtggaacagttGCCATTTGACAAGTGTACAATGTTCTGGATGTTTATCTTGAAGCATTTGAGCTTACATCCAGAGAAGAAGCTTTCTGAAAGCTTGAAGAAACTTCCTGCAGCATCAGGCAacaatgaaatatttttattgGATAAAGAGGATGTTTTTATTCCTGATAACCTTCACCTGAAGAAGATTTTTGAGGATGAAACGGTTTTCGCTTGGTATCCTCAGCAGAACCCGGTGCCATCATCGAGGTCTAAATTGTTTGATATTTACAGAAAAATTGGTGTTCGAAATATCTCTGAATCTCTGCAGAAAGAAGAATCATCATTTCTGAATGAGGTTGAGCTCCAGCAGGTTGATCCAAATACTATTTTCAATGTGAAGGGACTTGTTACACTTATTCTTGGTTTTCTTGCTTGCTCTAGCCTACAAATGGAACCAGAAAAGAGACATGAAGCTGTTAAAGGTCTTTTAAACCTGAGTTTCCTTGAGACATTGGAACCAATCACTGTGAGCTATAGTTTGTCACTATCTTCAGGTGACGTGATTACCAAGAAAGCGAACAGAATGGTGCGCTGGGAAAGGCAAGGCTCCAAGTTTTTCACCCACAAGAAGAATGGGCTTTCTGGGAATTCACTGAAATATGCTACTTATTTCTCTGAAGCAGTATCCGAGGGTGTTCTGCGTGAGAATCTTGAACACATTCCTGAACTCTGTGAGCTCATCAAGTTGGGTTTTGTGCTGAAATTTGAGAAAGAAGAAATTGAATTTCTGATGGAGTCCAAGAATCTGCAGATTTCATGTGAGGATGAGGAGTTCCTAAGTTCTGCATTCCCATCTGAATAA